Within the Emticicia oligotrophica DSM 17448 genome, the region TGCCCTGTTCCAATATTTAAAAATTCTGAACCGCTATAGTTTTCCATCAAAAATACACAGGCATCTGCCATATCATCTGCATGTAAAAACTCTCGTAATGGACTTCCAGAACCCCAAAGAACAACTTCAGCCTTACTATTTTCTTTTGCCTCATGAAACTTTCTTATAAGTGCTGGTAAAACGTGCGAATTTTGTAAATCATAATTATCGTTGGGTCCATACAAATTAGTAGGCATGACAGAAATAAAATCGCAACCATATTGGCTTCCATACGCCTCACACATTTTTATACCAGCAATTTTGGCAATGGCATAGGGCTCATTGGTGGGTTCTAACAAACCAGTCAATAAATATTCTTCTTTAAGTGGCTGCGGAGCTAATTTAGGATAGATACAAGAAGACCCTAAAAACATGAGTTTTTTTACACCATTCAAATAAGAAGCATGAATCACATTATTTTGAATAGCCATATTTTCATAGATAAAATCTGCTCTGTAAGTATTATTAGCTACAATACCTCCTACTTTTGCTGCTGCTAAAAACACATAGTCGGGGCGTTCTTGCTCAAAAAAAGCTTGTACAGCAGCTTGATTTCTTAGGTCGAGTTCTTTAGATGTTTTTAATATAAAATTATTAAATCCTTTTTTTTCTAATTTTCTTAAAATAGCAGACCCAACCATTCCCTTATGGCCTGCAATGTATATTTTACTACTTTTGTTCATATCTTTTGGGATGTTTTTCTAAGCTAAATTGATTGTCATATAATTTTGTAACTAAAGATTTTATTTCTAAATCGAACCTCATAGAACTAAACCGTTCTGCATTTTTTCTTATTTTAGCATAGTCGAACTTCAATTTTTCAAATTGATTAACAGCTTCTACGATAGAATTGACACTCTGTTCACTAAATAAATACCCTGTTTCTTGATGAATTACTGATTCTGCTGGACCTCCTTGACCAAAACAAATTACAGGAGTTCCGCAAGCTTGAGCTTCTACAGGAGCAATTCCAAAATCTTCTAATGCCGCAAAAACAAATCCTCTTGCTTTTCCAATGATCAAAGAAACTTCATCGCTTGCTAAAAAACCTGTAAACTCAATATTTTCTTTTGCAATAGCCTTTAAATAGGGCATTAATTCACCATCACCTATTATTATTAACTTTTTCCCCGTTTGATTAAAAGCCTCAATAATTAAATCAAACCTTTTTTTAACAGCAAATCTTCCAACCGTCACATAATAATCTTCTTTGTCTTCAACCAATGTAAACTTTTCAACATCAACAGGAGGATAGATTAAATATGTATCTCTTTTATATCTTTCTTTAACCCACTGCTGAACAAACTTAGAATTAGCTATATATACATCAGGCCCTTGTGCTAGTCTAAAATCAAAATGCTTTATTATATTTAAAACAGGGGAAAGTACTTTCGAAAATCCTTTGAAAAAAAGTTTTCTTTCATAATCCTCCCAAACATACATAAGGTTTCTTTGTTGTAAATAACAAATATGTAACTGAGAATCTGTACTTTTTTTAACTCCTTTTGCCGCCGTATGTGACGAACTTAAAATTAAATCTGTTTTAGTATCAACATTCAGTTCACGTATAAAATAAGGAAATAATGGAAATAAAAACCTAAACTTTTTTCCAAATATCTGTAAAGAAGAGGTCTTTATTGTGTACTTCTTCGAAAAAAGTTTATTCTTGTCACTCTCACTCATTATATCCACCATACTTAAAACTTCTTCAAATTCAAAATTTGAAGAAAATGAGGCAATCACTTTTTCAGCACCTCCGTATAGATCTAACCAATCAACTACTAATGATATTCTCATGATCAATTCAAAACAGATTGTATCAGTTAATATTAATTATAATATCATGAAATTTGGTCGTACTACTTTCCCAAGAGAATCGCTCTTTATTTGTTTTACCTAATTGAATTAGTTTATCTCTGGTTTGATCTTGGAATATTTGTAACATTGAATCTGCTATACTTTGTACACTGTAAGGGTTACAATAAAGTGCACTATTCCTAAATATCTCAGGTAAAGAACTTTGATTTGAAACTATAATAGGACAGTTACAAGCTTGAGCTTCTAAAGGTGGAATACCAAATCCTTCATAAAAAGAAGGGAAAATGAAAGCTAAAGCATTGCTATAATATTCAACAATTTGCTCATCCGATATTCTTCCTAAAAAGACAATTTTTCCATTTGTAATATAATTTGAAACATCCAATGTATTAAAGCTATTAGAAACCTTATCTCCTATAACAAAGAGTTTTACATCATGTTTCTGTTCTGAGACAATATTAAAAGCCTTAAAAAGGGATATAAGATTTTTCCTCTCACTTAAAGAAGATAATGCTAAAAAAAATGTTTCTCTTTTATTTTCATCAATACATTTTTTATTCGTGAACTCACTGCTAACTGCATTGTAAACAACACTTATTCTTTCTGGCTGTATATCATAAAATCGGCATATTTCATTTTTTGAAAATTCACTTACAGTAAAAATGCATTTTGCTCTTCTAAGCAATTTCGGAATCATGAATTTGTACCAAAATAGAAATTTTTTTGAGTAAGCTTCAGGATAAACTAAATATGCAATGTCATGTAATGTTATAACATTATTGGTGTAAAAGATTGGGGCAGTGTTTGCTAAATTTATTAACAATGGATTATTCTTGTATTTTAAATAAATAGGAAGCTCTATTTGCTCCCAAATTTGTCCACTAAGTTTGCCTATAACCACTATATTTAATTCAGATGCAATATCTACGTGAATTATATTATGCGGAGCTACAAAAACTATATTGGGTTCTATTTTTTTTAAATTTTTGCAAATCTCAATTGCAAAACGCTGAACTCCCGTTATATTTTGAGTGAGAAACCTACAGTTAACTACTATCATTATTTTCTAAGAAATAAATTAATACCAATCTTTTTGAAAGCATTCTTAATGTAAGTCTTAACAAACTGAAGTAAAAAATAGTAATTTGCTGTTAGCTTGTTAAGGTTTCCTGTATTTATACATGCCCTTCTATGCTCAAAAAAGAGTTTAGGATTATAACTTGCTCCACCCTCAGTCATCAATACAGTTATCTCATTAAAAAATAATGCATTTAACTTTTCACCAGGTCTTAACAATAACTCGTAATCACCACAGATATTATAGTTAATATCAAACATCCCATATTTTTCAAAAAGTTTCTTAGAATGTAATGCTCCAGGATGAGCAAGCATATTTATTTTTTGAAATTTATCCCATTTCCAAGGCCATCCCATTGTTCTTAAATAATTACCATTTGAATCTATCAAATTTAATTTTGAAGAAACTAACAAGCAATTATCTACTTGATTGGACTCTAAAAAAGCAACATAGTTATTCAAACAATTATCTACAAGAAAATCATCTGAACCTAAAAATAATATCCAGTCACCTGAAGCTTTATTTAATCCTTTATTCCAAGCATCATATATTCCTTTGTCACTTTCTGACGACCAGAAATTAATTTTAGACTCATATTTTTTTATTATATCTACTGTCTTATCTTTAGATTGTCCATCAATAATAATATATTCTATATTACTGTAACTTTGAGATAAAACACTAAGCATGGACTTTTCAAGTGTTTTATCTGAATTAAAGGTAGCAGTTATAATTGATACTTTTGGATTTAAATTCATGAATCTTATAACGTTAATATTACTAATAATGATGGATAAAGTTTTTCAAAGTGTATTTTTCAGACCCAATCAATCAAATTTCACCTTGGTTGCAAGCTGAAAAAAAGAAACAGAAACTATAAAAAATATTAGTAGAAAGTTAGGGAAATAAAAACCCATTAAGCTTTCTGTACTACCAACAATACTACAATACAACAGCATACTTCCTACAATAATAGATTCTAGTCTAAATAAAGAATATAATTTTTTAATAAGATATATAATTCTGAAATTACACTGCATAAAACAAATAAGTCCGATATAACCCATGTCGAAAAGAATTGCAAAAATTGAATTATGTGTTGTAATTAAATTATTATTTGTCCAAGAAGAAAAGATATTTGCCCACTGTAGTGATATATTTGAGCCAAAATGCCCAAACTCTCCATATCCTATTAATTGAAATATCTCAAAAGATAAGAAAAAATTTAAGGACACAGTCCAAATTGTAAACCTGATTAGCTCTGACTCATCATCCCCTCTTTGTAAATTATTAACATTGCCAAGTAGAATTGGCATTATTACCGATAATACCACAGGAAGAATGAAATATATAAAAGGACTAATTGAAAATAAGATTCTATTGTATGAAAAACTACTTCCTTTAAATAAAAATACAAATAAAGAGATAAGAATTGGAATAAAAATTGACATTCGAGAGTCAATGGGCACAAGAGTTATAAGTAAAAGTGTAAGACAAATTACTCTGATTACTGAAAACTTAGTAAATAATATTAACAATATTTGTAACATAAAAACAAGACCAATAACACTTGCGAAGCTGTTATATCCTGTAGCAAGAGGATACTTTACCCTTAAAATATTTATTCCAATATTTGCCAATAATAAAGCTGGACTAGCTTCTTGATAGCTGATTGCTTCGTCTAAGTCTAATTTTATCTGAAAATAATATAGTATAAAGTTAATAAAACAGAAAATTGAAAAAGGAAAAATTATCAATTTTTGTAAAATATTTTGAAACTCAAAAAAAGTCCCTAATCTAATGTATTTACAACCAATTGTAATAATGTAAAGGAACATCAATAAATTGGTTAAAAATTTATAAAGGATATTAAAAAAATCTAAAGATGGGTTTGAAGTACGAACTAGTGATATTAAAAAAAGTATCATTATTCCAATTAAACTTTTATTATTTTTGCTAGTACAAAATTTTGAAACACTGTTAAATTGTTTCAAAATTTGATATAAAACACAACTATTCATTAATAATTTTAGAAGAATTATCTTTCCTAAAGCTGAACTATGCAATAAAATTAAAAATATGGTAAAAATATCAAATGGCATAAAGTTTCTATATTAATAATTTTATTCTCAAATTTTCTTTTTTGTAGCTTTTTAATTTATCATTAAATCAAAAGAACTAACATACAAATATAATTATACTCTTCATATTATTGGGGCGATATTCTTCCCTAAATCATAATCCAAATTTGCACTTCTTATTCCAATTTTTTTTGCAGGTATACCCCCTACAATGGAATAAGCTTCTACATTACTCGCTACTACTGCACCTGAAGCAACTACAGCACCTTTTCCAATTTTAACTCCAGGAAGAATTATTGCTCGAGAGCAAATCCATACATAATCTTCAATAACTACTGGGGCACCAACCTCTTTAAAATCAGAACTTTGAACATCATGATGCAACGTCCAAATAATTGCTTGAGAACTTATGTTTACATTAGACCCAATGTTTAAACCTTTACGAGCATCTAAAATACAATCATGTCCAATGATTGAGCTATTCCCAATGTGTAATTTCATTGGACTTCTGATTTCAAAGCCTCTGTAAAGACCAACAGATGTACCAATATTTGCTCCCAAAGCTCTAATTAATAATACTCTTAGAGTATGAAATGGTAGCTTAGAAATAAATTTTATTACTATATATAAAAAGACAAATCTCATATTTGTAAATATAATTAATCAGTTAAAAAATCTTTCAAACTTTTTCTCTCGTAAATCTCCAATAAACCGCCTTCCGTTGAATTATAAATTTTCTTCCCTGCATTCAAGTATGTTTCTCTTGCCAG harbors:
- a CDS encoding glycosyltransferase family 2 protein, with the translated sequence MNLNPKVSIITATFNSDKTLEKSMLSVLSQSYSNIEYIIIDGQSKDKTVDIIKKYESKINFWSSESDKGIYDAWNKGLNKASGDWILFLGSDDFLVDNCLNNYVAFLESNQVDNCLLVSSKLNLIDSNGNYLRTMGWPWKWDKFQKINMLAHPGALHSKKLFEKYGMFDINYNICGDYELLLRPGEKLNALFFNEITVLMTEGGASYNPKLFFEHRRACINTGNLNKLTANYYFLLQFVKTYIKNAFKKIGINLFLRK
- a CDS encoding glycosyltransferase; its protein translation is MRISLVVDWLDLYGGAEKVIASFSSNFEFEEVLSMVDIMSESDKNKLFSKKYTIKTSSLQIFGKKFRFLFPLFPYFIRELNVDTKTDLILSSSHTAAKGVKKSTDSQLHICYLQQRNLMYVWEDYERKLFFKGFSKVLSPVLNIIKHFDFRLAQGPDVYIANSKFVQQWVKERYKRDTYLIYPPVDVEKFTLVEDKEDYYVTVGRFAVKKRFDLIIEAFNQTGKKLIIIGDGELMPYLKAIAKENIEFTGFLASDEVSLIIGKARGFVFAALEDFGIAPVEAQACGTPVICFGQGGPAESVIHQETGYLFSEQSVNSIVEAVNQFEKLKFDYAKIRKNAERFSSMRFDLEIKSLVTKLYDNQFSLEKHPKRYEQK
- a CDS encoding acyltransferase, yielding MRFVFLYIVIKFISKLPFHTLRVLLIRALGANIGTSVGLYRGFEIRSPMKLHIGNSSIIGHDCILDARKGLNIGSNVNISSQAIIWTLHHDVQSSDFKEVGAPVVIEDYVWICSRAIILPGVKIGKGAVVASGAVVASNVEAYSIVGGIPAKKIGIRSANLDYDLGKNIAPII
- the fcl gene encoding GDP-L-fucose synthase, whose amino-acid sequence is MNKSSKIYIAGHKGMVGSAILRKLEKKGFNNFILKTSKELDLRNQAAVQAFFEQERPDYVFLAAAKVGGIVANNTYRADFIYENMAIQNNVIHASYLNGVKKLMFLGSSCIYPKLAPQPLKEEYLLTGLLEPTNEPYAIAKIAGIKMCEAYGSQYGCDFISVMPTNLYGPNDNYDLQNSHVLPALIRKFHEAKENSKAEVVLWGSGSPLREFLHADDMADACVFLMENYSGSEFLNIGTGHDISIKDLAELVKKTVGFVGEIVWDHTKPDGTPRKLMDVSKLKSLGWAYKIDLEEGISLAYADFLKNYDLLRK
- a CDS encoding glycosyltransferase family 4 protein, which encodes MIVVNCRFLTQNITGVQRFAIEICKNLKKIEPNIVFVAPHNIIHVDIASELNIVVIGKLSGQIWEQIELPIYLKYKNNPLLINLANTAPIFYTNNVITLHDIAYLVYPEAYSKKFLFWYKFMIPKLLRRAKCIFTVSEFSKNEICRFYDIQPERISVVYNAVSSEFTNKKCIDENKRETFFLALSSLSERKNLISLFKAFNIVSEQKHDVKLFVIGDKVSNSFNTLDVSNYITNGKIVFLGRISDEQIVEYYSNALAFIFPSFYEGFGIPPLEAQACNCPIIVSNQSSLPEIFRNSALYCNPYSVQSIADSMLQIFQDQTRDKLIQLGKTNKERFSWESSTTKFHDIIININ
- a CDS encoding O-antigen ligase family protein — translated: MPFDIFTIFLILLHSSALGKIILLKLLMNSCVLYQILKQFNSVSKFCTSKNNKSLIGIMILFLISLVRTSNPSLDFFNILYKFLTNLLMFLYIITIGCKYIRLGTFFEFQNILQKLIIFPFSIFCFINFILYYFQIKLDLDEAISYQEASPALLLANIGINILRVKYPLATGYNSFASVIGLVFMLQILLILFTKFSVIRVICLTLLLITLVPIDSRMSIFIPILISLFVFLFKGSSFSYNRILFSISPFIYFILPVVLSVIMPILLGNVNNLQRGDDESELIRFTIWTVSLNFFLSFEIFQLIGYGEFGHFGSNISLQWANIFSSWTNNNLITTHNSIFAILFDMGYIGLICFMQCNFRIIYLIKKLYSLFRLESIIVGSMLLYCSIVGSTESLMGFYFPNFLLIFFIVSVSFFQLATKVKFD